From Cryptococcus neoformans var. grubii H99 chromosome 6, complete sequence:
GTACGTCTGATTTTCTACGTGAAAGACGCAATGCTGAtttgcttcttcaacaCAGATGAAACGGATGCATTAAGTAAGCTTGCAGCTtttcacttcatacatTACAAGTTGTCCTAATGTGGTCCATTAGTCTCGAAGACAATCAGAGAAGAATTTTCGGATTCGACCATTGTGACAATCGCTCATCGCATTCATACCATAGTACGTAAGAAAGGGGGTCGCCCCTATTTCCCCCGGCCAACAAAAAATTGAAAGACTGACCGATATCTATCTACAGATCGATTTTGACAAAGTATTAGGTATGTAAAAGTGATGCGGAAGCGCGGCGGATCATTATACTGATAGATATTGCCAGTTATGGATCGAGGTAATATTGCCGAATTCGCCAGCCCAGCGGATCTTTTACGGAACCACAAGTCTAGGTTTTATAGTGTAAGGTTTTACATCAGTTTGGTCGTGCAGCTATTATAAGATTGAGCTGACGTATATCATACTCTACGTAGCTGTGCAAGGCTACTGGCCGGACAGAATTCAAGAACCTCAAAGAGATGGCTTTGGAAGCGGAGCGTAAGCGGAAATCGGTTTGAGTTTTATTCTACACCGCATTGCAGGTGTATGCATCCCGTATGTAACACAAATTGACGCAGAGTATCTCTCAACTGCTGCTTCCAATGATCGACTAAATGGTTTACTTCAATTAATATTGCTTTCGCAACAACCGGTCTCACTTACTTCTATATCGCTAGCAGTGATGGGGCATTCAAAGCTAGCGCTATTACTGACGGTAGGGTCGATAGTAATACCCAGGATCTATACCAGCAGTCAGAAGATTTATCTACTGAAAACAGGAAAAGCAGACCTTGAGCTTCAAATTCAAGTCATAATCAACAGTGATATCCTGTGCGGAACCACCGGAAATGCCACATTTTTCTGCAATCGAAAATCACCATGTGTTCTGCTAGCAACGCGAAGAGATGACTAACTGATGAGATCGTTCAAAATGACCTTGTTAGGATCTTTGGCGAGCGTGTAACTGGGTGATCAGCAGAGGCACTTTCCGAGTACAGACATACTTGAGCGTAAAGGGGAAATTGAAGGTAGATTCTGTGTAGCCCTTGAAGTCAAGGTTGTACAACGTGCCGCCACCAAAAGTATTCGTATTATTGCCCGGATAGCGAGCCGTAGCGGTGATTTCTTTAAAGTTGGCATCGAACCAATTTGGGTTGGAAACACTGCAGAGTTGAGCGTCAATTTCATATTCGTCTAGCACATATTGATGGCCTAACGTGATACTCAGATCAAAGCTGACAGTTAGACCATTGGAAGTCAAAGATACAGGATCTGACCCGACAGTAACGCTGTTAAGGGCCACGCTAGGCGGTCGAACGTACTACACAGCTTTGAGTACTGTTTTCTCGCAACGGCACTCACCAACAAAATGGCCAAAATAATGCTGATGATCATTAAGATCGCAGTTACcatgcagcagcagcagaaccGCAACGACATTCTAATAGCACCTCCCTGGATCAGAGTCAGTTTGAATTGCTCATACTGGAGGTTGAAATTATCATTTACTCTCGACCACTGTTTACCTCTTTCGTCCTTTCTCCTGATAATTTTGTCAGTATCATAGGGCGAAGGATATATGGCCGTAGGTGGTCTCACCAGACTCGAAGAATGCCGGTGCTTCTGGGCGGGGGTCCGAGCCCAGCAAAAGAGGTCGCTGGTCTGCGTAACCCAGAGCGACCGGGCTGAGCTCTCTCAGTGCTTTCATATCGAACGTTCTCTGAGGCCTTTTCCGTGCTAAGGTCATTTAAATACTCTCCGGACGAAGGATCTGTAGGGTATGAAGGGTATTGTAGCCCCTCTTCGTACGGATTAGCATCATGGTAGGCGTATGACTGGCCATAATTGGCACGAGCATCGGCGAAGCTGGCCTCGGAAGCGtactgctgctgttggTGGGAATAAGGATCATTGTAGGGGTCGCCGTGCGGGGGAGACATCTTGAGGAAAGTTATCGAATATCACGCAAGTATGGCAAGAAGTGAGATGATATGTAGTTGTTGGGACGCGTAGAAAGGGATAGCTGTGTTATGAGTATTACATAATCGTCCATCCCACCACTTCCCATTTTAGTCTTCGTTCTCTACGCTGGTATCCTGCAGCGCAGTGGTGTAAACAACAGTTTTTCCCTTGCTTTGTTCATCAACCACTCTCATAGGTAGTTTGCAGTATGTCTGGGCCACCGGAGGAAAGCCGTAGGCATCTCATCCTGGCAAAACagcgagaaaaggaggcaGTAGGTTCTCAGCTTGCGATTCAAGGGAAATAAATGCAACTAATGCACCCTTCAGGCTGAACATCAGCGTCAAAAGGAAGCATTGCTGAAGGTAGGCCGAGGTGTCGTATATCATGATATATTATACTTATGCAGTTCAGGAATCACAAAGAGATCATACTGCTGATCGTTTTGTCGGCGTCTCTGAGAATCTGGACGAACGTCTTATCAAGACAACAGTTGGTTTAGTCACCCTTTCAGACTTCaagaaaacaaaagacGATTTAGAAGAGCAACAGCGTAAGCTGGCTGCCCAGGTGCAGTCAGAAAAAACGTGCGTTGGTAGAGCTTGCTATCTGTTCCGTAGACTGAAGTACCCTGCACAGTGCCTCGGCCGCCAAGGtcaaaaaggcaaggaagaaagaaagaacaTCAAAGCTATCCTTTgcagatgaggaggaagaaaatgaagatgagactTCAAAGGGGGGAGTAAAAAGGCtcagagaagatgaaagtaTGTTGGTAATTTCATCATAAGAAAATGTGACTGACATCGTATAGGTGACGCACATATTAGAAAGAAGTTTACGAAAAACCCTGGAGTGGACACTTCGTTCTTGCCAGATAGAAACAGGGAATTACAGGAGGCCGAAGAACGGGAAAGGCTCCGCAAGGAGTGGCTGGCGCAACAGGAAAAAATCAAAGCAGAGTCAATTGAGATTACTTACTCATACTGGGATGGTAGCGGTCATCGAAAGGCTGTTGAGGTGAGCTTGGAACAGATCTGTgcagtggtggtggattCTGAAACTGTTATCCGATCAGTGTAAAAAAGGAGACGACATTGCTACATTTTTAGCTAAATGTCGTCAACAATTTCCAGAGTTGCGTGGGACTAGCGTGGAGAACCTCATGTATATCAAGGTATATTGGAAACTCACAATGAGGTTATGCGTGCCAACTAACCTATGCACAGGAAGATCTAATCATACCACATGTATGTCGCCCACCTCGGAGCAAGTAACTGATACACTTCGCAAGCATTATACCTTTTACGACTTCATAATAAACAAAGCACGAGGGAAATCTGGGCCTCTTTTCAACTTCGACGTACATGATGATGTCCGCCTCATACAAGATGCTACTGT
This genomic window contains:
- a CDS encoding protein FAM50, with the protein product MSGPPEESRRHLILAKQREKEAAEHQRQKEALLKESQRDHTADRFVGVSENLDERLIKTTVGLVTLSDFKKTKDDLEEQQRKLAAQVQSEKTASAAKVKKARKKERTSKLSFADEEEENEDETSKGGVKRLREDESDAHIRKKFTKNPGVDTSFLPDRNRELQEAEERERLRKEWLAQQEKIKAESIEITYSYWDGSGHRKAVECKKGDDIATFLAKCRQQFPELRGTSVENLMYIKEDLIIPHHYTFYDFIINKARGKSGPLFNFDVHDDVRLIQDATVEKDESHAGKVVERSWYNRFKHIFPASRWEVYDPDKDYGSYRIA